Proteins encoded in a region of the Corvus hawaiiensis isolate bCorHaw1 chromosome 31, bCorHaw1.pri.cur, whole genome shotgun sequence genome:
- the LOC125318845 gene encoding class I histocompatibility antigen, F10 alpha chain-like isoform X1 gives MAPALGLGVLLGLLGLLGTPAEATKVLHSLRYLHVAVSEPGPGVPQFVSVGFVDGIPFVRCDSERGRMEPQTPWMEKGAEPGYWDGQTERCKRGQQVYAINLETLRGRYNQSRGLHTLQRVYGCDLLADGSVRGSFRDGYDGWDFLSLEPGSRGFVPADGAAQVTTRRWNSDGATVEQLTNYMEHICPEWLQKYVGYGQEALERKEPPDVHVSGKEEFGTLILSCHAYGFYPRPIAVSWMKGDEIRDQETEWGGVVPNSDGTFHTWARIEARPEEREQYRCRVEHSGMPEPGIFALEPESGGNLTLVVAVSIIAAIVILVLVGFLVWKHQSGRRQNHGYSPPAGKDVGTNGSTAVQITA, from the exons ATGGCTCCAGCGCTGGGTCTGGGGGTGCTCTTGGggctcctggggctcctggggACCCCGGCGGAAGCGACGAAAG TTCTCCACTCCCTGCGGTACCTGCACGTGGCGGTGTcggagcccggcccgggggtCCCCCAGTTCGTGTCCGTGGGGTTCGTGGATGGGATCCCCTTCGTGCGCTGCGACAGCGAGCGGGGCCGGATGGAGCCGCAGACGCCGTGGAtggagaagggagcagagccGGGATATTGGGATGGCCAGACTGAGAGGTGCAAGAGGGGTCAGCAGGTCTATGCCATTAACCTGGAGACGCTGCGGGGCCGGTACAACCAGAGCAGGG GTCTCCACACACTGCAGCGGGTTTATGGCTGTGACCTCCTGGCCGATGGGAGCGTCCGTGGATCCTTTCGGGACGGCTACGACGGGTGGGATTTCCTCTCCTTGGagccgggatcccggggctttGTGCCGGCCGACGGCGCTGCCCAGGTCACCACGAGGCGCTGGAATAGTGACGGGGCCACGGTGGAGCAACTGACGAATTACATGGAGCACATCTGCCCGGAATGGCTCCAGAAATACGTCGGATACGGACAGGAGGCACTGGAGCGAAAAG AGCCCCCCGATGTCCACGTGTCCGGAAAAGAGGAATTCGGGACGCTGATCTTGTCCTGCCACGCCTACGGATTCTACCCCAGGCCCATCGCAGTCAGCTGGATGAAGGGGGATGAAATCCGGGATCAGGAGACGGAGTGGGGCGGGGTCGTTCCCAACAGCGATGGCACCTTCCACACCTGGGCCAGGATCGAGGCGCGGCCGGAGGAGCGGGAGCAGTACCGGTGCCGGGTGGAGCATTCCGGAATGCCGGAGCCCGGGATCTTCGCCTTGG AGCCAGAATCCGGCGGGAATCTCACCCTGGTGGTCGCTGTGTCCATCATCGCTGCCATCGTCATCCTCGTTCTTGTCGGATTCCTCGTCTGGAAGCACCAATCCG GGAGGAGGCAGAACCATGGATACAGCCCGCCAGCCG gaaaagaCGTGGGAACCAATGGCTCAACCGCAG TACAAATCACCGCCTGA
- the LOC125318845 gene encoding class I histocompatibility antigen, F10 alpha chain-like isoform X2: MAPAPALGALLGLLGLLGTPGGATKVLHSLRYLHVAVSEPGPGVPQFVSVGFVDGIPFVRCDSERGRMEPQTPWMEKGAEPGYWDGQTERCKRGQQVYAINLETLRGRYNQSRGLHTLQRVYGCDLLADGSVRGSFRDGYDGWDFLSLEPGSRGFVPADGAAQVTTRRWNSDGATVEQLTNYMEHICPEWLQKYVGYGQEALERKEPPDVHVSGKEEFGTLILSCHAYGFYPRPIAVSWMKGDEIRDQETEWGGVVPNSDGTFHTWARIEARPEEREQYRCRVEHSGMPEPGIFALEPESGGNLTLVVAVSIIAAIVILVLVGFLVWKHQSGRRQNHGYSPPAGKDVGTNGSTAVQITA; this comes from the exons ATGGCTCCAGCGCCGGCTCTCGGGGCGCTCTTGGggctcctggggctcctggggACCCCGGGGGGGGCGACGAAAG TTCTCCACTCCCTGCGGTACCTGCACGTGGCGGTGTcggagcccggcccgggggtCCCCCAGTTCGTGTCCGTGGGGTTCGTGGATGGGATCCCCTTCGTGCGCTGCGACAGCGAGCGGGGCCGGATGGAGCCGCAGACGCCGTGGAtggagaagggagcagagccGGGATATTGGGATGGCCAGACTGAGAGGTGCAAGAGGGGTCAGCAGGTCTATGCCATTAACCTGGAGACGCTGCGGGGCCGGTACAACCAGAGCAGGG GTCTCCACACACTGCAGCGGGTTTATGGCTGTGACCTCCTGGCCGATGGGAGCGTCCGTGGATCCTTTCGGGACGGCTACGACGGGTGGGATTTCCTCTCCTTGGagccgggatcccggggctttGTGCCGGCCGACGGCGCTGCCCAGGTCACCACGAGGCGCTGGAATAGTGACGGGGCCACGGTGGAGCAACTGACGAATTACATGGAGCACATCTGCCCGGAATGGCTCCAGAAATACGTCGGATACGGACAGGAGGCACTGGAGCGAAAAG AGCCCCCCGATGTCCACGTGTCCGGAAAAGAGGAATTCGGGACGCTGATCTTGTCCTGCCACGCCTACGGATTCTACCCCAGGCCCATCGCAGTCAGCTGGATGAAGGGGGATGAAATCCGGGATCAGGAGACGGAGTGGGGCGGGGTCGTTCCCAACAGCGATGGCACCTTCCACACCTGGGCCAGGATCGAGGCGCGGCCGGAGGAGCGGGAGCAGTACCGGTGCCGGGTGGAGCATTCCGGAATGCCGGAGCCCGGGATCTTCGCCTTGG AGCCAGAATCCGGCGGGAATCTCACCCTGGTGGTCGCTGTGTCCATCATCGCTGCCATCGTCATCCTCGTTCTTGTCGGATTCCTCGTCTGGAAGCACCAATCCG GGAGGAGGCAGAACCATGGATACAGCCCGCCAGCCG gaaaagaCGTGGGAACCAATGGCTCAACCGCAG TACAAATCACCGCCTGA